From a single Lentisphaera profundi genomic region:
- a CDS encoding IS30 family transposase, which translates to MTYEHLSLEERHYLEIELKAGTSITKIAKNLNRSTSTLSRELKRNKGLRGYRNKQANDFAQERHKVKPKAIKLTEEVKDYIDEHLLKDWSPEQIVGRLKDDQSILLHHETVYQYILRDKESGGELYKLLRHQNKTYRKRYGNQHSRNGIPNRVDIDERPEAANKRERVGDWEMDTIIGKAHKGAIVTMDDRKSKLRLALPVSHKKATLVKDAIISLLTPIKDLVHTLTFDNGKEFTQHETISKELECNSYFAKPYHSWERGQNENANGLLRQYFPKSMALDGISENEVIIAVDKLNSRPRKCLKFKTPYEVFENLTGINLRKSVGVALTT; encoded by the coding sequence ATGACATATGAACATCTGAGTCTTGAAGAAAGACACTACCTTGAAATTGAATTAAAGGCAGGCACATCGATCACTAAAATAGCAAAAAACTTAAATCGTAGTACAAGCACACTTTCACGAGAACTTAAACGTAATAAAGGTCTCCGTGGTTATCGAAACAAGCAAGCCAATGACTTTGCTCAAGAAAGACACAAAGTGAAACCAAAGGCTATTAAACTAACTGAAGAAGTTAAGGACTATATAGATGAGCATTTACTCAAGGATTGGAGCCCCGAACAAATTGTAGGTCGACTAAAAGATGACCAATCCATCTTACTTCATCATGAAACAGTTTATCAATATATTCTTAGAGATAAAGAATCAGGAGGTGAGCTATATAAGCTTCTACGTCATCAGAATAAAACTTATCGCAAACGTTATGGCAACCAGCATAGTCGTAATGGGATTCCCAATCGTGTGGATATAGACGAACGACCTGAGGCAGCTAATAAGCGAGAGCGTGTAGGCGACTGGGAGATGGATACTATTATAGGAAAAGCTCATAAAGGAGCCATTGTAACTATGGATGATCGAAAATCAAAACTGCGTCTAGCATTGCCTGTGTCTCATAAGAAAGCCACGCTTGTGAAAGATGCAATAATCTCTTTGCTAACACCGATCAAAGATTTGGTTCATACTCTTACATTTGATAATGGAAAAGAATTTACTCAGCATGAGACTATCTCCAAGGAATTGGAATGTAATAGTTATTTTGCTAAACCATATCACTCATGGGAACGAGGCCAAAACGAGAATGCTAATGGATTGTTACGGCAATACTTTCCTAAGTCTATGGCGCTTGATGGTATCAGTGAAAATGAAGTCATTATTGCGGTTGATAAACTTAATAGTAGACCTCGAAAATGTCTGAAATTTAAGACGCCATATGAAGTTTTTGAAAATTTAACTGGAATTAACTTAAGAAAATCAGTAGGTGTTGCACTTACTACTTGA
- a CDS encoding sulfatase-like hydrolase/transferase has translation MSIFHYAAYFVFFGSLFAQNTQPNIIVLFADDQRADTIGAHGNSYIRTPNLDKLAAEGVSFRRNFCAGSFSGAVCVASRAMLMTGRHWKQIKTKSPGGDWSDLPLLPSYLKDKAGYNTFIVGKWHNGLATLRSAFSDGASVYMGGMCDHTDFLVLDYAKGKLSEKRKAKEFSSTEFANAAINYIEQAKTDKPFFLYVAFTAPHDPRNPPEKYREIYYKNRVPLPKNFKAEHPFENAPMSNQGRDEGLAPWPRTKAMISDQLCEYYGLITHLDEQVGRIVKAVKESVHADNTIIIYTADHGLAMGSHGLLGKQNIYEQSMSSPMIISGKGIPQGEANFSYTYIHDLYATICAFAGIELPQGVTSQSLVPLINGDKPQIRDSIFLPFQDNQRAVSDGKWKLHIYPKINHTFLFDIENDPDEMRDLSQSNPEKVEQLRKLMETWRTEVGDSDPLQVANPEPKQATYSNSKRVLDAWQPKWIRDKYFEGRQRSNHGRKK, from the coding sequence ATGTCCATTTTTCATTATGCAGCTTATTTCGTTTTTTTTGGGAGCTTATTTGCTCAAAATACTCAGCCGAATATCATAGTACTTTTTGCGGATGATCAGCGTGCAGATACTATTGGGGCTCATGGCAATTCCTATATTCGTACACCGAATTTGGATAAATTAGCCGCAGAAGGAGTTTCTTTCAGGAGAAATTTTTGCGCGGGTTCCTTTAGTGGCGCCGTCTGTGTGGCAAGTCGAGCCATGCTGATGACTGGGCGTCACTGGAAGCAAATTAAGACAAAGAGTCCAGGGGGAGATTGGTCTGATTTGCCATTGCTCCCTTCTTATTTAAAAGATAAAGCGGGCTATAATACCTTTATCGTGGGTAAATGGCATAATGGCTTAGCAACTTTGAGGTCAGCTTTTAGTGATGGGGCGTCAGTTTATATGGGAGGCATGTGTGATCATACCGATTTTTTGGTGCTGGATTATGCCAAGGGCAAGTTGAGTGAGAAAAGAAAAGCGAAAGAGTTTTCGAGTACTGAATTTGCGAACGCCGCAATTAACTATATTGAGCAAGCTAAAACAGATAAGCCCTTCTTTTTATATGTTGCTTTTACCGCACCTCATGATCCACGCAATCCACCAGAGAAATACCGCGAAATCTATTACAAAAACCGAGTACCACTGCCCAAAAACTTTAAAGCCGAGCACCCTTTTGAAAATGCTCCCATGAGCAATCAAGGCCGAGATGAAGGCTTGGCACCGTGGCCAAGGACAAAAGCAATGATTAGTGATCAACTCTGTGAGTATTATGGTTTGATTACTCATCTCGATGAACAAGTGGGACGCATTGTGAAGGCTGTCAAAGAAAGTGTTCATGCAGATAATACGATTATTATCTATACTGCTGATCATGGCCTAGCCATGGGCAGTCATGGACTCTTGGGCAAACAGAACATCTATGAACAGAGCATGAGCTCACCGATGATTATTTCAGGCAAGGGAATTCCCCAGGGTGAAGCCAACTTTTCTTATACATACATTCATGACCTCTATGCAACGATTTGTGCTTTTGCTGGAATCGAATTACCACAAGGTGTGACATCCCAAAGTTTAGTGCCCCTCATAAATGGTGATAAGCCTCAGATACGAGATTCAATTTTCTTACCTTTTCAAGATAATCAGCGTGCCGTAAGTGATGGCAAATGGAAGCTCCATATTTATCCAAAGATTAATCATACATTTTTATTCGATATAGAAAATGACCCCGATGAAATGCGAGATTTATCTCAGTCAAACCCTGAAAAAGTAGAGCAACTCCGCAAACTGATGGAAACTTGGCGGACCGAAGTGGGTGATAGTGATCCTTTGCAAGTCGCGAACCCTGAACCAAAGCAAGCCACTTACTCCAATTCAAAGCGCGTTTTAGATGCCTGGCAACCCAAGTGGATTAGAGATAAATATTTCGAGGGTAGGCAGCGCTCAAATCACGGACGCAAAAAATGA
- a CDS encoding prepilin-type N-terminal cleavage/methylation domain-containing protein, with translation MKKFTLIELMVVIAIIGILTSLLLLTLSGSMLVHF, from the coding sequence ATGAAAAAATTCACTCTTATAGAGTTGATGGTCGTCATTGCCATAATCGGTATTTTAACGAGCTTATTATTACTTACACTAAGCGGCAGCATGCTTGTACATTTTTAA
- a CDS encoding type II secretion system protein, protein MKKFTLIEVLVVVAIIGILASLLLPSLKNSRKSAQSASCKNNLKQMTLAFYSYADDNNDHIPYATWKWSWQDFIYDYLSNNTLSDAEKAANTWPSDKALDVFVCPGARHDLIGDNGFALSNYIMPAANSRSNSSRVSNWYHPSANPETESRSLSFYPKPSELIHLSEYDGESEGWRYQGFWNTVIKPDHQGDPRGNGFHQNDSINYTLDLHVKDKVNFLFVDGHVGTYHPYSPDVIGEGVDPSSHSTGGFWTYDPND, encoded by the coding sequence ATGAAAAAGTTTACTTTGATTGAAGTTCTCGTTGTTGTGGCGATTATAGGTATTTTGGCTAGTTTACTCTTGCCGAGTTTAAAGAATAGTCGGAAAAGTGCTCAAAGTGCCAGCTGTAAAAATAATTTAAAACAAATGACCTTGGCGTTTTATTCCTATGCCGATGATAATAATGACCATATACCCTATGCGACATGGAAATGGTCATGGCAGGATTTTATTTATGACTACTTATCAAATAATACTTTAAGTGATGCAGAAAAAGCCGCGAATACTTGGCCAAGTGACAAAGCCTTAGATGTATTCGTATGTCCAGGCGCACGACATGACCTAATAGGTGATAATGGTTTTGCCCTTTCTAATTATATAATGCCAGCGGCTAATTCGCGTTCTAATTCAAGTCGAGTTTCGAATTGGTATCATCCGTCTGCTAACCCGGAGACGGAATCGCGTAGTTTAAGTTTTTACCCAAAGCCCTCTGAACTTATCCACTTGAGCGAGTATGATGGGGAAAGTGAAGGTTGGCGTTACCAGGGTTTTTGGAATACTGTTATCAAACCAGATCATCAAGGTGACCCACGAGGAAATGGCTTTCATCAAAACGACAGTATCAATTATACTCTAGACTTGCATGTAAAAGACAAGGTTAACTTTTTGTTTGTCGATGGTCATGTAGGTACATATCACCCTTATTCTCCGGATGTGATTGGCGAGGGAGTTGATCCATCGAGTCATAGTACTGGAGGCTTTTGGACTTATGATCCAAATGACTAA
- a CDS encoding sulfite oxidase yields the protein MKNLSDQGLTKKGLNDLYQEDPIKADEIVFGRTSDPISRRGFLSGCSRMAALLGAEIVFGRFMPAGLIPAAYAETTEAFTLPGKHPGLTILNDRPINAEVPAHLLNDFITPANKLFVRNNGIPPEKVDASTWTLTIDGESIKQSKTFTIAQLKEKFKQHTYQLTIECGGNGRAEFNPPAKGNQWTTGAVGSPQWTGVRLRDVLEDCGFKDNAVYIAYHGADSHLSRDPSKTAISRGVPMSKALEDEVLIAWAMNGQDIPALNGFPLRLVCGGWPASTSGKWLKGISVRDRVHDGTKMLGQAYRVPKNPVAPGSKVPDEEMRIIERMPVKSLITFPKSGVQHKLNERFIAKGHAWAGDRSIEKMQVSIDFGQTWQEIKISKAANPNAWQHWQTEIKFPKKGYYEVWARATDSDGLSQPMLVPGWNPKGYLNNACHRIAVQLS from the coding sequence ATGAAAAATCTATCTGATCAAGGCCTGACAAAAAAAGGCTTAAATGACTTATACCAAGAAGATCCCATCAAAGCCGACGAAATCGTTTTTGGCCGCACTTCAGACCCCATTAGCCGACGGGGATTTCTCAGTGGTTGCTCACGCATGGCCGCACTACTTGGGGCCGAAATTGTTTTCGGACGTTTTATGCCTGCAGGCCTAATCCCTGCAGCTTATGCCGAAACGACTGAAGCTTTCACCCTGCCCGGCAAACACCCTGGTTTAACAATTCTCAATGATCGCCCCATCAATGCCGAAGTCCCCGCTCACTTGCTCAATGATTTTATCACTCCCGCTAATAAGCTCTTTGTACGCAATAATGGTATTCCCCCAGAGAAAGTCGATGCCTCGACTTGGACGCTCACAATTGATGGCGAATCTATCAAGCAAAGTAAAACTTTTACTATTGCTCAACTCAAAGAAAAATTTAAGCAGCATACTTATCAACTCACCATTGAATGTGGCGGCAATGGCCGTGCGGAATTTAATCCTCCTGCCAAAGGCAACCAATGGACAACTGGTGCAGTGGGTTCTCCTCAATGGACGGGCGTTCGTTTGCGAGATGTCCTAGAAGATTGTGGTTTCAAAGATAACGCCGTTTATATCGCTTATCATGGGGCCGACTCGCACTTGAGTCGCGATCCCAGCAAAACCGCTATTTCGCGCGGTGTGCCCATGAGCAAGGCTCTGGAAGATGAAGTTCTTATTGCCTGGGCAATGAATGGTCAAGATATCCCTGCTTTGAATGGTTTTCCCCTGCGTCTTGTCTGTGGTGGTTGGCCCGCCTCGACTTCTGGAAAATGGTTAAAGGGTATTTCTGTTCGTGACCGTGTTCACGATGGCACTAAAATGCTTGGCCAAGCCTACCGCGTCCCAAAAAATCCAGTTGCACCTGGCAGCAAAGTTCCCGATGAAGAAATGCGCATTATTGAACGCATGCCAGTAAAATCTCTCATCACTTTCCCAAAATCAGGTGTTCAGCATAAGCTCAATGAGCGTTTTATTGCCAAAGGCCATGCTTGGGCAGGCGATCGCAGTATAGAAAAAATGCAGGTCTCAATTGATTTTGGCCAAACTTGGCAAGAAATCAAAATCTCTAAAGCCGCCAACCCCAATGCATGGCAGCATTGGCAAACTGAAATTAAGTTCCCCAAAAAAGGTTATTACGAAGTTTGGGCTCGCGCTACCGATAGTGATGGCCTTTCCCAGCCGATGCTAGTGCCAGGATGGAATCCTAAGGGTTATTTAAATAACGCTTGTCATCGCATTGCTGTACAGCTTAGTTAG
- a CDS encoding glycosyl hydrolase family 95 catalytic domain-containing protein — protein MKKTLTPVLSLLICFSFFMSLSAQEKIKVACVGDSITFGAGIAQRELNSYPAQLAKSLGDKWEVKNFGLNGRTLLTRGDAPYVNSAPYKAALAFQPNVVIIKLGTNDSKPQNWRQKNSFINDYTQMVNSFRQLDSKPTIYLCKAVPVFPEQWGIKDSVVQYEVNPRVAHVAKKMGLPLIDLYTPLKKHPELFPDKVHPNAAGAKVMVEHMAPLLKKYGKKAPPISQEKFSAADDLVIWDDEAAYDFEVAYPVGNGRLGAMPFATFPNERILINEESIWAHTQDLYMDENLFPHLEKVKELEASGDYKAADDYFQKFISASGSKGKNPHSYQLLGWLKLNYQNTGKIKSTKRSLDLKTGIATNIYTLQDGSIITQEVFASAPENVIVINIKADKVLELEVAMDKAKVIGSDLVIASQASGAKGTKFIGRVRSPQVGQASTDGTKLSFSKSTNITLYLSASTDFNMTQSAVKLADGWQKSALEDLNKLSAKSFATIKSSAIADHQKYLNRVDADFGSTSESILRLPTSQRLARLKKGAHDDPDLMETYFQFGRYLLIASSRPGTLPANLQGLWNPYMSAPWGSDYHLNINIQMNYWAAETTNLSELHTPFFKLIRLYQPSGKDMARRLGMKGWCMGHASDLWGSARLMGVRPLWAGSFFGGQWMTFHILEHYRFTKDKQILEDNWDILSASVEFVDSWLIPGPNGTLMARPASSPENLYSYKDATGKQQKAGLNAGNSYDQFMILQVLNDYVEAAKVIGKEKQTLVKKAQSLIPKIYQPQVAKDGRLMEWRLPFEEAQPGHRHISHVIGAYPGNQINLDTDPKMRSAVLKALEGRLARGGAGTGWSRAWTIGMFARFSDAPRAYENLHGILTKSTLPNLWDNHPPFQIDGNFGSTAAVAEMLLHSHNNEIKLLPALPSQWPNGFIKGLKARGDYSVDIKWQKGQLITAQITAGKMTSGPVKISYKKQSKTINLQKGQTIQVSF, from the coding sequence ATGAAAAAAACACTTACGCCAGTACTAAGCCTCCTGATTTGCTTCAGCTTCTTCATGAGCCTCTCTGCACAAGAGAAAATCAAAGTCGCCTGCGTCGGCGATAGCATCACTTTTGGGGCAGGCATCGCTCAACGTGAGCTCAATAGCTACCCCGCCCAACTCGCAAAAAGCCTCGGTGATAAATGGGAAGTCAAAAACTTTGGTCTCAATGGCCGTACTTTACTCACTAGAGGCGATGCTCCCTATGTAAACTCAGCTCCCTATAAAGCTGCTCTAGCCTTTCAGCCTAACGTGGTCATTATCAAACTCGGTACCAACGATTCTAAACCACAAAATTGGCGTCAAAAAAACAGCTTTATCAATGACTATACTCAAATGGTGAATAGCTTTCGTCAACTCGATAGCAAGCCCACCATCTACTTATGTAAAGCCGTACCCGTTTTTCCCGAGCAATGGGGGATTAAAGATTCTGTAGTTCAGTACGAGGTCAACCCACGTGTTGCGCATGTCGCAAAAAAAATGGGCCTCCCCCTCATTGATCTCTATACGCCACTCAAAAAACATCCCGAATTATTCCCCGATAAAGTTCACCCCAATGCCGCAGGCGCAAAAGTAATGGTGGAACATATGGCTCCTCTACTCAAGAAATACGGAAAGAAAGCCCCCCCTATTTCTCAAGAAAAATTTTCAGCCGCCGATGACCTCGTGATTTGGGATGATGAAGCCGCTTACGACTTCGAAGTCGCCTATCCCGTGGGCAACGGCCGCCTCGGGGCGATGCCTTTTGCCACTTTTCCCAATGAGCGCATCCTCATCAACGAAGAGAGTATCTGGGCCCATACTCAAGACCTCTACATGGATGAGAATCTTTTTCCCCACCTCGAAAAAGTCAAAGAACTCGAAGCCTCCGGTGATTATAAAGCCGCAGATGATTACTTTCAAAAATTCATATCGGCCTCAGGAAGCAAAGGCAAAAACCCCCATAGCTACCAACTCCTGGGATGGCTCAAACTCAATTACCAAAACACCGGGAAAATCAAATCTACCAAGCGCTCATTAGATTTAAAAACTGGTATCGCAACAAATATCTACACCCTGCAAGATGGTTCGATTATCACTCAAGAAGTCTTTGCTAGTGCTCCCGAAAATGTGATTGTCATCAATATAAAAGCCGATAAAGTACTCGAGCTCGAAGTCGCCATGGACAAAGCCAAAGTCATCGGCTCAGACTTAGTCATCGCATCTCAAGCGAGTGGTGCCAAGGGAACAAAATTTATCGGCCGAGTGCGTTCTCCGCAAGTGGGCCAGGCTTCGACTGATGGTACAAAACTGAGCTTCTCGAAAAGCACTAATATTACCCTCTACCTCTCGGCTTCCACTGACTTTAATATGACTCAATCCGCCGTCAAGCTCGCAGATGGCTGGCAAAAGAGTGCTTTAGAAGACCTCAATAAACTCAGCGCTAAATCATTTGCTACGATTAAATCCAGCGCTATTGCGGATCACCAAAAATACTTAAATCGTGTCGATGCCGATTTTGGTTCTACAAGTGAGTCTATTTTACGCCTGCCGACTTCACAAAGACTCGCGCGCTTAAAGAAAGGGGCGCATGATGATCCTGATCTCATGGAAACTTACTTCCAGTTTGGGCGTTACCTACTGATTGCGTCTTCTCGCCCTGGCACCCTACCCGCCAATTTACAAGGTCTTTGGAACCCCTATATGAGCGCACCTTGGGGTTCTGATTATCACCTCAATATCAATATCCAAATGAATTATTGGGCAGCCGAAACTACAAATTTAAGTGAACTCCATACCCCCTTCTTCAAACTTATCCGCCTTTATCAACCAAGTGGTAAAGATATGGCTCGCCGCCTCGGCATGAAGGGCTGGTGTATGGGTCACGCTTCCGACCTTTGGGGAAGCGCTCGACTCATGGGAGTACGCCCGCTTTGGGCCGGTTCTTTCTTTGGCGGGCAGTGGATGACCTTTCATATTTTAGAACACTACCGTTTCACCAAGGATAAACAAATTCTTGAGGATAACTGGGATATCCTCAGTGCTTCAGTGGAATTCGTCGATTCTTGGCTCATCCCGGGGCCCAATGGCACGCTCATGGCTCGCCCCGCAAGTTCACCAGAAAATCTCTATAGCTATAAAGACGCCACGGGTAAACAACAGAAAGCAGGACTTAACGCTGGCAATAGCTATGATCAATTCATGATCCTTCAGGTGCTCAATGATTATGTCGAAGCCGCTAAAGTTATCGGCAAAGAAAAACAAACTCTCGTCAAAAAAGCGCAATCACTCATCCCCAAAATTTATCAGCCTCAAGTAGCAAAAGATGGACGCCTTATGGAATGGCGCCTGCCCTTTGAGGAAGCGCAACCTGGACATCGCCATATTTCCCACGTCATTGGTGCCTATCCCGGCAATCAAATCAATCTTGATACAGACCCAAAAATGCGCTCTGCAGTGCTAAAAGCTCTTGAGGGCCGCCTCGCTCGTGGTGGCGCTGGAACGGGTTGGAGCCGTGCCTGGACTATTGGCATGTTTGCGCGCTTTTCTGATGCTCCTCGTGCTTACGAAAACCTGCACGGCATTTTAACAAAATCTACCCTACCAAATCTCTGGGATAATCATCCCCCTTTTCAAATTGATGGTAACTTTGGCTCCACCGCTGCCGTCGCAGAGATGTTGCTGCATAGTCACAATAATGAGATTAAACTCCTGCCCGCTTTGCCGAGTCAATGGCCCAATGGTTTCATCAAGGGCCTTAAAGCTCGCGGTGATTATAGCGTCGATATCAAATGGCAAAAGGGTCAATTAATCACAGCCCAAATCACTGCGGGAAAAATGACTTCCGGTCCAGTCAAAATCAGCTACAAAAAACAAAGTAAAACCATAAATCTCCAAAAAGGTCAAACAATTCAAGTCAGCTTTTAA
- a CDS encoding GDSL-type esterase/lipase family protein has protein sequence MNNWRSPLAIFLTLLFFSLLSSADETKLFPGKVSEWHGYSMYSTKDTKVVVPKTIADGKPWVWRARFWGHKPQFDLAMLAKGYHVVYCDVGNLFGSPKAVKKWDDFYTYLRFEHLFADRAILEGMSRGGLIIYNWAAKNPEKVAAIYGDAPVMNFKSWPGGKGQGSGSKRDWQNCLKAYGFTEEQALAYKFNPIDNLKALAKAKIPILHVVGDADKVVPVAENTAIAELRYKKMGGTFEVIHKPGIGHVHSLKDPTPIIDFMMKHTKNKVAISADKIVSDKNFITRSDFQNSRFQFEQNKKGHVAFLGGSITEMNGYRPMVSEMLTKRFPDTKFNFTAAGISSTCSDTGAFRLEHDILSQGPLDMLFVEFAVNDDQDGIYNYNDAIRGMEGIIAQARRHNPNVDIIMTFFVNTNILALAQKGEMNPSTTAHSKVAEQHSISVNNLAQELADLVNSGQMTWKKFGGVHPNKYGNTMAATMIKNALFKQWSQPLAKDAKITPHPKKDLVDSKSYANGRFLPFDDIQTDANWQKGPPNWAQENKGSVRGRFQKSAMIYTKTAGAKLNITFTGTAIGAYMLSGPDAGIIKCTIDGKESKIIDTLHKHSGFNYPMTLMFFNELEGGEHILELETLENKPGRIKPGGSAFRALHFTAN, from the coding sequence ATGAATAATTGGAGATCTCCTCTAGCTATTTTTCTTACCCTCCTTTTCTTTAGTTTGTTAAGTTCTGCTGACGAAACGAAATTATTCCCTGGAAAAGTTTCCGAGTGGCATGGCTACAGCATGTATAGCACCAAAGATACAAAAGTTGTGGTCCCAAAAACAATTGCCGATGGCAAGCCCTGGGTCTGGCGCGCTCGCTTCTGGGGGCATAAACCGCAATTTGATTTAGCGATGCTCGCAAAAGGCTATCACGTGGTCTACTGCGATGTCGGCAATCTTTTCGGCAGCCCCAAAGCAGTGAAAAAATGGGATGACTTCTATACTTATTTGCGTTTTGAACACCTCTTTGCGGATCGCGCAATTTTGGAAGGCATGTCACGTGGCGGACTTATTATTTACAATTGGGCAGCAAAAAACCCTGAGAAAGTCGCGGCTATTTATGGCGATGCTCCAGTCATGAACTTCAAGAGTTGGCCGGGTGGCAAAGGTCAAGGCTCCGGAAGTAAGCGCGACTGGCAAAACTGCCTCAAGGCCTATGGCTTTACAGAAGAACAAGCACTCGCCTACAAGTTTAATCCCATCGATAATTTAAAAGCTCTCGCCAAAGCAAAGATTCCTATTCTTCACGTTGTGGGTGATGCTGACAAAGTTGTACCCGTCGCCGAAAATACCGCCATTGCCGAACTGCGCTATAAGAAAATGGGCGGCACCTTTGAAGTCATTCATAAGCCTGGCATTGGCCATGTTCACTCACTCAAAGACCCTACGCCGATCATAGATTTCATGATGAAACACACGAAAAATAAAGTAGCTATTAGCGCGGATAAAATTGTCAGTGACAAAAATTTTATCACCCGCAGTGATTTCCAAAATTCTCGTTTCCAATTTGAACAAAATAAAAAGGGTCACGTCGCCTTTCTCGGTGGTTCAATTACCGAGATGAATGGTTATCGCCCCATGGTATCTGAGATGCTCACAAAACGTTTTCCTGATACAAAATTCAACTTTACCGCTGCGGGCATTAGCTCAACTTGTTCCGATACCGGTGCTTTTCGTTTAGAGCACGACATCCTTAGCCAAGGCCCACTCGATATGCTCTTTGTAGAATTTGCGGTCAACGATGATCAAGACGGCATCTACAACTACAATGACGCTATACGCGGAATGGAAGGCATTATTGCCCAAGCGCGTCGCCATAACCCCAATGTCGATATTATCATGACTTTTTTCGTCAATACTAATATTTTAGCGCTCGCGCAAAAGGGAGAAATGAATCCATCCACTACCGCTCACAGCAAAGTAGCCGAGCAACACAGCATCTCAGTTAATAATCTCGCTCAAGAACTCGCCGATTTAGTGAACTCAGGACAAATGACTTGGAAGAAATTCGGTGGTGTGCACCCCAATAAGTACGGCAACACCATGGCGGCCACCATGATTAAAAATGCTTTATTCAAGCAATGGTCTCAACCTCTTGCGAAAGACGCAAAAATCACTCCGCATCCAAAAAAAGATCTTGTGGACTCAAAGTCGTATGCCAATGGACGCTTCCTCCCTTTTGATGATATCCAAACAGATGCAAACTGGCAAAAGGGACCGCCTAATTGGGCTCAAGAAAACAAAGGCAGTGTAAGAGGACGTTTCCAAAAATCAGCTATGATCTACACTAAAACTGCCGGTGCCAAGCTCAATATTACTTTCACTGGTACAGCCATTGGCGCCTACATGCTAAGCGGACCTGATGCGGGTATCATTAAATGCACCATCGATGGTAAAGAAAGCAAAATTATCGATACTCTACACAAGCATAGTGGCTTCAATTACCCAATGACCCTGATGTTTTTTAATGAGCTCGAAGGTGGTGAACACATTCTCGAATTAGAAACTCTAGAAAACAAACCCGGACGCATTAAGCCCGGTGGCTCCGCCTTCCGTGCCCTACACTTCACGGCTAATTAA
- a CDS encoding prepilin-type N-terminal cleavage/methylation domain-containing protein: MHFKYQASLAHHRKLYTFTLIELLVVVAIIGILASLLMPSLSKSREKARIAVCTNNQKQISTSTFMFMDDNEGYFPANDKDSGIGWDDRLSSYDSRNLTDAQISGFPGESGLLHMNVAEGSDHAPMYRCPLDDRVLPNDFFILKTYDISLLQEGNSELRGISGFSVVFPAGGGFALPNQSRKINDISSTSETIAYTENHAPVVGDAGNELRSRIGNSWTFGGLSPTITANNLAKHSDMKFNFAMADGHIQKMNHVQSMIRSDGTVASNADTADTKWDAEK, from the coding sequence ATGCACTTCAAATATCAGGCTTCATTGGCCCATCACCGAAAACTATATACTTTCACGCTTATCGAGCTTCTCGTAGTCGTGGCCATTATTGGCATCCTTGCGTCTTTACTTATGCCTTCACTCAGTAAGTCACGAGAAAAGGCGAGAATTGCTGTCTGCACAAATAATCAAAAGCAAATTAGTACATCGACCTTTATGTTTATGGATGATAATGAAGGTTACTTCCCTGCCAATGATAAAGATTCTGGAATTGGTTGGGATGACCGCTTAAGTTCTTATGATAGTCGCAATTTAACTGATGCCCAGATCTCTGGATTTCCAGGTGAATCTGGTCTCCTACACATGAATGTCGCAGAAGGTTCAGATCACGCTCCAATGTACCGCTGCCCATTAGACGACAGAGTTTTGCCCAATGATTTTTTCATCTTAAAGACTTACGATATCTCTCTTCTCCAAGAAGGGAACAGTGAACTTAGAGGAATCTCTGGATTTTCTGTTGTTTTCCCCGCAGGCGGTGGTTTTGCATTACCTAATCAATCTAGAAAAATTAATGATATTAGCAGTACTTCAGAAACCATTGCTTACACAGAAAACCATGCCCCTGTTGTAGGTGATGCCGGTAACGAACTAAGGTCACGCATTGGAAATTCATGGACTTTTGGAGGATTATCGCCAACTATTACAGCGAATAATTTAGCCAAACATTCCGATATGAAATTTAACTTTGCCATGGCTGATGGTCATATTCAAAAAATGAATCATGTTCAATCCATGATTCGCAGTGATGGCACCGTGGCATCAAATGCCGATACTGCAGATACCAAATGGGATGCTGAAAAATAA